CGATGGACGAGGCCGCCGAGATGGGCGTCCCGGCGGTGATAAAAGCCATCCATGAAACCGTTAGCGGCCCGACATACGTTTCGTTTGACATTGACGCCGCCGATCCGGCCTTTGCGCCGGGAACCGGCACCCCCGAAGTGGGCGGCTTCACCAGCCGCGAACTGTTGCAACTGGTGCGCGGCCTCAAAGGCTTGAATTTAGTTGGCTTCGATCTGGTGGAAGTCAGCCCGCCCTACGATCACGGCGACATCACCGCTCTGCTGGCGGCGAATCTGGCGTTTGAGTTTTTGTCGTTGAAGGCGGTGCAGAAGCGCGGTCTCTGATTGGTGTCTGCTCACTTCAACCGCTTCAGCGCCTTGTTCACTGCCACAAGGTCAAACGCCTTCGGGTCAAATTCGCCGCCGACCCATTCCAGGTATTCGTCGTGCTCCGAGTGTTCCGGGTCTTTGATAGCCTGCAAAAACTCGGCGTAGCCCCAAACCCCGCCCACGTCTTCGAGCGGGCAGGCCCCTTTGCCCGCCAGACACACCGGATACTTCATCTTCGAGTCGGGCGGCGAAATCTTCTCCACCAGCACGTCATGCTCCCAACTATCGCCGAAGTCGTAAAGGTACAGAAACTTCGTCTTCACGCTCGGCGCAATCACATCCAGCCGCACAGGGCGGGAGTCCACTTCACCACCGTCTTCCCAGTCCGTGCCGGGGGTGGGCAGGCTGTAATGAGTCTCGCCCACCTCGAAGTGATGCAGATGGCTGTCCATCCAGCCCATAGCGAACTGAACGACATAGTGCAGGTCTGCCAGTGTGTAATGGCCCGGGACCAGCACCCGCCGCCAGATGGACGGGCGAAAGTCGCGGAGGGTGATCTTAAGTTGATAGACCGGGCCGGTTTTTACCCAGGGCATGATGATCTCCTTTGTGCGAGAAATGCTTTATTTCTCAAGAACATACGCCAGCGCCTGCAGGGCCAGCAAATACGACCGCCAGCCAAAGCCTTTGATCAAGCCGACACAGACGGGCGCAATCAATGACTTGTGACGAAATTCCTCGCGGGCCTCGGTGTTGGAAAGGTGGCACTCGATGGCAGGCAAGCCGATGGCGCTGACGGCGTCTCGCAGAGCGACCGAGGTGTGAGTGTAACCGCCGGGGTTGATAATCACGCCCGCCGCCCAGGTTCGGGCGTCGTGCAATGCGTCAATCAAAGCGCCTTCGTGGTTCGACTGAAACGACCGCACCTCAAAGCCCAGCTTTTCGCCTTCGACCTTCAGCGCCACGTCAATGTCGGCCAACGTCGTCGTGCCGTACACTTGCGGCTCCCGCGCGCCCAGCAGGTTGAGGTTAGGGCCGTGAAGGACGAGGATGAGTTTTGCGGGCATGAGAGTATTTTATCTCAGTGTGGCCGACTCGAAAACGTGGCGCAGAATGATTGTCCCCTGGCCGGTGAGACCGGCGGGCTGGACGCGAAACAGCACTTCAAAGTCTTGCGGGTAATTACTCTGAAAGGCGTTGAGGCCGATGCACTGGGTGATGAAAATTTGAATCTGGTCGGTGGCGCTGTTGGGATCAACTTCCACCCGGCCCAGCGCATCCAGCGGGCTGAGGTTGGTGTTGCGAATGCGATACACCACCCGCACCATTTCACCCGGTTTGGCGTACACCACCGGCGGAATGATCTCCACCTCAAAGGGCAGGTTGGTCACATCGGCTTCGATGCGCACCTCAACCGGCGCGGTAAAACGCCAAACGATGA
This region of Chloroflexota bacterium genomic DNA includes:
- the aroQ gene encoding type II 3-dehydroquinate dehydratase codes for the protein MPAKLILVLHGPNLNLLGAREPQVYGTTTLADIDVALKVEGEKLGFEVRSFQSNHEGALIDALHDARTWAAGVIINPGGYTHTSVALRDAVSAIGLPAIECHLSNTEAREEFRHKSLIAPVCVGLIKGFGWRSYLLALQALAYVLEK
- a CDS encoding plasmid pRiA4b ORF-3 family protein → MPWVKTGPVYQLKITLRDFRPSIWRRVLVPGHYTLADLHYVVQFAMGWMDSHLHHFEVGETHYSLPTPGTDWEDGGEVDSRPVRLDVIAPSVKTKFLYLYDFGDSWEHDVLVEKISPPDSKMKYPVCLAGKGACPLEDVGGVWGYAEFLQAIKDPEHSEHDEYLEWVGGEFDPKAFDLVAVNKALKRLK